The Actinomycetota bacterium genome has a window encoding:
- the secE gene encoding preprotein translocase subunit SecE, which translates to MKEAKSELKKVIWPSRKEIISSTILVLVTVLFFALLIGSLDFLFAQLIKLISLKLL; encoded by the coding sequence TTGAAGGAAGCGAAATCCGAGCTAAAGAAAGTCATATGGCCTTCCCGCAAGGAGATTATTTCCTCGACAATCTTAGTTTTGGTGACTGTTCTATTTTTTGCTTTATTAATAGGGAGTCTTGATTTTCTCTTTGCACAATTAATAAAATTAATTTCGCTCAAGCTTCTTTAG